In one Streptomyces sp. NBC_00597 genomic region, the following are encoded:
- a CDS encoding IS110 family transposase: MTVTSLPHPTTTTQHVPALAEDVILGVDTHKDIHVAAVITTLGASLAHQEFPTTAVGYRQLISWARSFGVLRRAGVECTGSYGVALTRALQREGIDVVEINQPDRATRRKRGKTDAIDADAAARAVLSGRATTTPKTADGPAADMRVLRLAKESAVKARTQAMNQLKAVLLVLDPDLREQLTSLNNPALIATCAALDDDHSEAVFTMRLLARRVQNLSHEIKELTKRTTKAVRACRPQLLELVGVGPDSAAVLLSAAGDNPDRLTDEASFAALCGVSPVEQSSGKTQRRRLNRGGHRQANAALYRIVQSRIRWDERTRTYLQRRTAEGMSRREIIRCLKRYVAREIYRHIRPPAVTMAAPAA, from the coding sequence GTGACCGTCACCAGCTTGCCCCATCCCACAACCACTACGCAGCACGTTCCGGCGCTGGCTGAGGACGTGATCCTGGGAGTCGACACCCACAAGGACATCCACGTTGCCGCCGTGATCACCACCCTGGGAGCCTCGCTCGCGCACCAGGAGTTCCCGACCACGGCCGTCGGCTATCGGCAACTGATCTCCTGGGCCCGGTCGTTCGGTGTCCTTCGACGCGCTGGCGTTGAATGCACAGGGTCCTACGGAGTCGCACTGACCCGGGCCCTGCAGCGGGAGGGCATCGACGTCGTCGAGATCAATCAGCCCGACCGTGCCACCCGGCGCAAGCGCGGCAAGACGGACGCCATTGATGCGGACGCGGCCGCACGGGCCGTTCTTTCAGGACGTGCCACCACCACGCCGAAGACCGCAGACGGTCCCGCAGCCGACATGCGCGTGCTACGACTGGCCAAGGAATCGGCTGTCAAGGCGCGCACCCAGGCGATGAACCAGCTCAAAGCCGTCCTCCTGGTCCTCGACCCCGATCTGCGCGAACAGCTCACCAGCCTGAACAACCCGGCCCTGATCGCTACCTGTGCGGCACTCGACGATGATCACAGCGAAGCGGTCTTCACGATGCGCCTGCTTGCCCGCCGGGTCCAGAACCTCTCCCACGAGATCAAGGAGCTGACCAAGCGCACCACCAAGGCTGTGCGGGCCTGTCGGCCACAGCTGCTGGAGCTGGTGGGCGTCGGGCCCGACAGTGCTGCGGTCCTCCTCAGCGCCGCAGGTGACAACCCCGACAGACTCACGGATGAGGCATCGTTCGCGGCCTTGTGCGGTGTGAGCCCGGTCGAGCAGTCCTCCGGCAAAACCCAGCGCAGGCGGCTGAACCGCGGCGGTCACCGTCAGGCCAATGCCGCCCTCTACCGCATCGTCCAGTCCCGTATTCGCTGGGACGAACGCACCCGGACCTACCTGCAACGACGCACAGCCGAGGGCATGTCCAGGCGCGAGATCATCCGCTGTCTCAAACGCTACGTCGCCCGGGAGATCTACCGACACATCCGGCCTCCCGCGGTCACAATGGCGGCTCCCGCTGCTTGA
- the panD gene encoding aspartate 1-decarboxylase yields the protein MLRTMFKSKIHRATVTQADLHYVGSVTVDADLLDAADLLPGELVHIVDITNGARLETYVIEGERGSGVIGINGAAAHLVHPGDLVILISYAQVEDAEARALKPRVVHVDADNRIVELGADPSAPVPGTDQERSPHAVAV from the coding sequence ATGCTTCGTACCATGTTCAAGTCCAAGATCCACCGGGCCACGGTGACCCAGGCCGATCTGCACTACGTCGGATCCGTGACCGTCGACGCCGATCTGCTCGATGCGGCGGACCTGCTGCCCGGGGAGCTCGTTCACATCGTGGACATCACCAACGGGGCGCGGCTGGAGACGTACGTCATCGAGGGCGAGCGCGGTTCCGGGGTCATCGGGATCAACGGCGCCGCCGCACACCTCGTGCACCCGGGGGACCTCGTCATCCTCATCAGCTACGCACAGGTCGAGGACGCCGAGGCGCGGGCGCTGAAGCCGCGGGTCGTACACGTCGACGCGGACAACCGCATCGTGGAACTGGGCGCGGACCCATCCGCCCCGGTGCCGGGAACGGACCAGGAGCGCAGCCCCCACGCAGTGGCTGTCTGA
- a CDS encoding GNAT family N-acetyltransferase has protein sequence MSQTGAIEFKDDRKAGRLLAVEGGEVVGLIAYFVTERAPHALVAVHTIVEPGHQGRGIAGDLVKAFYGIAAGEGVPVVPLCPYAASWAARHPEQAPEAPAEVVAAAKAQLDASPDLW, from the coding sequence ATGTCGCAGACCGGGGCCATCGAGTTCAAGGACGACCGGAAGGCCGGACGGCTGCTCGCCGTCGAGGGCGGTGAGGTGGTCGGGCTCATCGCGTACTTCGTGACCGAGCGGGCGCCCCACGCCCTCGTGGCGGTGCACACCATCGTCGAGCCGGGGCACCAGGGGCGCGGGATCGCCGGGGACCTGGTGAAGGCCTTCTACGGGATCGCCGCGGGTGAAGGGGTGCCCGTGGTGCCGCTGTGCCCGTACGCGGCGAGCTGGGCCGCCCGCCACCCCGAGCAGGCGCCCGAGGCGCCGGCCGAGGTCGTGGCGGCGGCGAAGGCGCAGCTCGACGCCAGCCCCGACCTGTGGTGA
- a CDS encoding aspartate/glutamate racemase family protein: MVTGLTLLHTSPVHVPVFDALRDRDHPDAVLRHLVVPELLDRARAQGPDSVAPAVRALLDGSAGPVLVTCSTIGAVAEALAPELGVPVLRVDRPMASEAVRTGARVAVLATVESTLDPTVALLREEAERAGRPVSVTTHVVADAWSRFEAGDTAGYLRLTARAADTVTDADVIVLAQASMADASSLTTTATPVLASPAPGLTAALRAVV; encoded by the coding sequence GTGGTGACGGGCCTGACCCTGCTGCACACGTCGCCGGTCCACGTGCCGGTCTTCGACGCCCTGCGGGACCGGGACCACCCCGACGCCGTACTGCGCCACCTCGTGGTGCCGGAGCTGCTGGACCGGGCCCGTGCGCAGGGCCCGGACTCGGTGGCTCCGGCCGTCCGGGCCCTGCTGGACGGCTCCGCCGGGCCGGTCCTGGTCACCTGCTCGACCATCGGCGCCGTCGCGGAGGCCCTGGCCCCGGAGCTCGGCGTCCCGGTCCTGCGCGTCGACCGCCCGATGGCCTCCGAGGCGGTCCGTACGGGTGCGCGCGTCGCGGTCCTGGCCACCGTGGAGTCGACGCTGGACCCGACGGTCGCCCTCCTGCGGGAGGAGGCCGAGCGGGCCGGCCGCCCGGTCTCGGTCACCACCCACGTGGTCGCGGACGCCTGGTCCCGCTTCGAGGCCGGGGACACCGCCGGCTACCTCCGCCTCACGGCGCGGGCGGCCGACACCGTCACGGACGCGGACGTCATCGTCCTGGCCCAGGCTTCGATGGCGGACGCGTCGTCCCTGACCACGACGGCCACTCCGGTCCTCGCCAGCCCCGCCCCGGGCCTCACGGCCGCTCTCCGTGCCGTCGTTTGA
- a CDS encoding FG-GAP repeat domain-containing protein codes for MLPPPSQGPHFVYAHSVDGAGNRSDTATYLFYANERPAGGPDRAGGPDRAGDLDGDGLRDVWSLGSDGRLRFSAGRGDGTFAPAVDGGVTFPAGTKVVASGDWSGHGHTDLVVVEHNAVERKNKLWVYPNPGTGAVRDERIELTVTCPVADPDLGCESADDHWRDAEDVVDAGDLNADGAPDLLVKQGERLWAYYGNGIGLLDASGPPVLVGGADRDGHTVVVPGDTNGDGLADPWLRQDAPGDVFRVAGVKGADGKVDPAGWGVAANRAKIASGIARAAYPVLGSSGDLTGDGLTDLWAVADDGNAVAFRGTAAGLDGTPVSGG; via the coding sequence TTGTTGCCCCCGCCCTCGCAGGGCCCGCACTTCGTCTACGCCCACAGCGTCGACGGGGCCGGCAACCGCTCCGACACCGCGACCTACCTGTTCTACGCGAACGAGCGCCCCGCCGGCGGCCCCGACCGCGCCGGCGGCCCCGACCGCGCCGGCGACCTCGACGGCGACGGCCTGCGCGACGTGTGGAGCCTCGGCTCCGACGGGCGACTGCGGTTCTCCGCCGGCCGCGGAGACGGCACCTTCGCACCGGCCGTCGACGGCGGAGTCACCTTCCCCGCCGGCACGAAGGTCGTCGCGAGCGGCGACTGGTCCGGCCACGGCCACACCGACCTCGTGGTGGTGGAGCACAACGCCGTCGAGCGGAAGAACAAGCTCTGGGTGTACCCGAACCCCGGCACCGGTGCCGTCCGCGACGAGCGCATCGAACTGACCGTCACCTGCCCGGTCGCCGACCCCGACCTCGGATGCGAGAGCGCCGACGACCACTGGCGCGACGCCGAGGACGTCGTCGACGCGGGGGACCTCAACGCGGACGGCGCCCCCGACCTGCTGGTGAAGCAGGGTGAGCGACTCTGGGCGTACTACGGCAACGGCATCGGCCTCCTCGACGCCTCCGGTCCGCCCGTCCTCGTCGGCGGCGCCGACCGGGACGGGCATACGGTGGTCGTCCCGGGCGACACCAACGGTGACGGCCTCGCCGACCCGTGGCTGCGGCAGGACGCCCCGGGCGACGTGTTCCGCGTGGCCGGCGTCAAGGGCGCCGACGGCAAGGTCGACCCCGCCGGCTGGGGCGTGGCCGCCAACCGGGCGAAGATCGCCTCGGGCATCGCCCGGGCGGCCTACCCGGTCCTCGGATCGAGCGGTGACCTCACCGGCGATGGCCTGACGGACCTGTGGGCCGTCGCGGACGACGGGAACGCCGTGGCCTTCCGCGGTACCGCCGCGGGCCTCGACGGGACACCCGTCTCCGGCGGCTGA
- the gndA gene encoding NADP-dependent phosphogluconate dehydrogenase, which yields MSSTAQIGVTGLAVMGSNLARNFARNGFTVAVHNRTAAKTTALVKEFGHEGTFVAAESAKEFVDALERPRRLIVMVKAGEPTDAVIREFAPLLEPGDVIIDGGNAHFEDTRRREKELREQGIHFVGAGISGGEEGALLGPSIMPGGSAESYASLGPMLEKISAKAADGTPCVSHVGPDGAGHFVKMVHNGIEYADMQLIAEAYHLLREVAGYSPAKIADTFREWNRGRLDSYLIEITAEVLAHTDAGTGRPFVDVVADAAEQKGTGRWTVQIALDLGVPVSGIAEAVFARSVSGHAELRTAARGLAGPAAEPLSAEAADAFAAQVEQALYASKIVSYTQGFHQILAGSQEYGWDVDPGAVASLWRGGCIIRAAFLDRIRAAYDARPDLPSLLADDGFAQEIGAAQEDWRAALVAAVRHGIPAPAFAASLAYYDALRSERLPAALTQGQRDFFGAHTYRRTDREGSFHTLWSGDRSEVRTD from the coding sequence ATGAGCAGCACGGCCCAGATCGGCGTCACCGGGCTCGCGGTGATGGGGAGCAACCTCGCCAGGAACTTCGCCCGCAACGGCTTCACCGTCGCCGTCCACAACCGGACGGCCGCGAAGACCACCGCCCTGGTGAAGGAGTTCGGGCACGAAGGCACCTTCGTCGCCGCCGAGTCCGCGAAGGAGTTCGTGGACGCGCTGGAGCGGCCACGTCGCCTGATCGTCATGGTCAAGGCCGGAGAGCCTACCGACGCCGTGATCCGCGAGTTCGCCCCGCTGCTGGAGCCCGGCGACGTCATCATCGACGGCGGCAACGCGCACTTCGAGGACACCCGGCGGCGCGAGAAGGAACTGCGCGAGCAGGGCATCCACTTCGTGGGTGCGGGGATCTCGGGCGGCGAGGAGGGTGCGCTGCTCGGCCCGAGCATCATGCCGGGCGGCTCGGCCGAGTCGTACGCCTCCCTCGGCCCGATGCTGGAGAAGATCTCGGCGAAGGCGGCCGACGGTACGCCGTGCGTCTCGCACGTCGGCCCCGACGGCGCCGGACACTTCGTCAAGATGGTGCACAACGGCATCGAGTACGCCGACATGCAGCTCATCGCCGAGGCCTACCACCTGCTGCGCGAGGTCGCCGGCTACTCCCCCGCGAAGATCGCGGACACCTTCCGGGAGTGGAACCGGGGCCGGCTGGACTCGTACCTGATCGAGATCACGGCGGAGGTGCTGGCCCACACGGATGCCGGGACCGGGCGCCCGTTCGTCGACGTCGTGGCCGACGCCGCCGAGCAGAAGGGCACCGGCCGCTGGACGGTACAGATCGCGCTGGACCTGGGCGTGCCGGTGTCGGGGATCGCGGAGGCGGTGTTCGCCCGTTCGGTATCGGGCCACGCGGAGCTGCGTACGGCCGCCCGGGGGCTCGCGGGTCCGGCTGCCGAGCCCCTCTCGGCGGAGGCGGCGGACGCCTTCGCGGCCCAGGTGGAGCAGGCGCTGTACGCCTCGAAGATCGTCTCGTACACCCAGGGCTTCCACCAGATCCTGGCGGGCAGCCAGGAGTACGGCTGGGACGTGGACCCGGGCGCGGTGGCCTCGCTGTGGCGGGGCGGCTGCATCATCCGGGCGGCGTTCTTGGACCGGATCCGTGCGGCGTACGACGCGCGGCCGGACCTGCCGAGCCTGCTGGCGGACGACGGCTTCGCGCAGGAGATCGGTGCGGCGCAGGAGGACTGGCGGGCCGCTCTGGTGGCGGCGGTGCGCCACGGGATCCCGGCCCCGGCGTTCGCGGCGTCACTGGCGTACTACGACGCACTGCGCTCGGAGCGGCTCCCGGCGGCCCTCACCCAGGGCCAGCGGGACTTCTTCGGGGCGCACACCTACCGTCGCACCGACCGCGAGGGCTCGTTCCACACCCTCTGGAGCGGCGACCGCTCCGAGGTCCGTACGGACTAG
- a CDS encoding transglycosylase family protein yields MGVRGRHRRYQPSSINRASLAVTAGGAGLALPLIGAGTAQAASVDTWSKVADCESTNNWHINTGNGYYGGLQFSLSTWRAFGGTAYAARADLATKDQQIAVAEKVLKGQGPQAWPVCGKQAGLSRSGPAPAVSPQGQGQGQGVKAQVQVQEAKPAAPQTAAPRPTGTSVLPNPYVVAPGDSLSAIATGQHVEGGWQALYETNRATVGGDPNLIFPGQRLTLRVTAAPAPPAAPPAQNPEKPPRTAEPVKPVEPNAQKPAEKPAEKPAEKPAEKPAPVPASAQQKPASGGFVAPVDAGIGTAYHVAGSSWASGYHTGVDFPVATGTSVKAVGPGQIVSAGWAGAYGYQVVILHADGRYSQYAHLSALGVKAGQQVSGGQRIGRSGSTGNTNGPHLHFEIRTSPGYGSDIDPLKYLRGRGVGI; encoded by the coding sequence ATGGGTGTACGGGGTCGGCATCGCCGGTACCAGCCGAGCAGCATCAACCGCGCCTCGCTCGCCGTCACCGCCGGTGGCGCCGGGCTCGCACTCCCTTTGATCGGCGCCGGAACCGCCCAGGCCGCCTCGGTGGACACCTGGAGCAAGGTCGCCGACTGCGAGTCCACCAACAACTGGCACATCAACACCGGCAACGGCTACTACGGCGGACTCCAGTTCAGCCTGAGCACCTGGCGCGCCTTCGGGGGCACCGCGTACGCGGCCCGCGCCGACCTGGCCACCAAGGACCAGCAGATCGCGGTCGCCGAGAAGGTCCTCAAGGGGCAGGGCCCACAGGCCTGGCCGGTGTGCGGGAAGCAGGCCGGACTCTCCCGCAGCGGCCCCGCGCCCGCCGTCTCACCGCAGGGGCAGGGGCAGGGGCAGGGAGTGAAGGCCCAGGTCCAGGTCCAGGAGGCGAAGCCGGCCGCCCCGCAGACCGCCGCGCCCCGCCCGACCGGGACCTCGGTCCTGCCGAACCCGTACGTCGTCGCGCCCGGCGACTCCCTCTCGGCCATCGCCACCGGCCAGCACGTCGAGGGCGGCTGGCAGGCGTTGTACGAGACGAACCGGGCCACGGTGGGCGGCGACCCGAACCTGATCTTCCCCGGTCAGCGACTGACGCTGCGCGTCACCGCCGCGCCGGCGCCGCCGGCCGCACCGCCCGCGCAGAACCCCGAGAAGCCGCCGCGGACCGCCGAGCCCGTCAAGCCCGTGGAACCGAACGCGCAGAAGCCCGCCGAGAAGCCCGCCGAGAAGCCCGCCGAGAAGCCGGCCGAAAAGCCCGCTCCCGTACCCGCCTCAGCGCAGCAGAAGCCCGCCTCGGGCGGCTTCGTCGCCCCCGTGGACGCCGGCATCGGCACCGCCTACCACGTCGCGGGATCCTCCTGGGCGAGCGGCTACCACACGGGCGTCGACTTCCCCGTGGCCACCGGGACCTCCGTCAAGGCCGTCGGCCCCGGCCAGATCGTCTCCGCGGGCTGGGCGGGGGCGTACGGCTACCAGGTCGTCATCCTGCACGCCGACGGCCGCTACTCCCAGTACGCGCACCTGTCGGCGCTCGGCGTCAAGGCCGGGCAGCAGGTGTCCGGAGGTCAGCGGATCGGGCGTTCCGGTTCCACCGGCAACACCAACGGACCGCACCTCCACTTCGAGATCCGCACGTCCCCCGGCTACGGCTCCGACATCGACCCGCTGAAGTACCTCCGCGGCCGCGGCGTCGGCATCTGA
- a CDS encoding SDR family NAD(P)-dependent oxidoreductase has protein sequence MTVTEDNHLSGDDHAYGPGIDPERLALCLSVLDELDKIDVDHPDAITVRRATAGLYRTVKQRRRQERRAAKTANDKAVTEATATGSAERIDDETEGILPSSVTEAGRIAGILQRPRSCYVCKARYVEVDYFYHQLCPDCAVENRARREARADLSGKRALLTGGRAKIGMYIALRLLRDGAHTTITTRFPKDAIRRFKAMEDSADWMHRLEVVGIDLRDPAQSVALADQVAAAGPLDILINNATQTVRRLPSAYAALVEGESAPLPAGELPAHHVIGAFNSGAVDGLAALPVGVSGLEAQKVADLALVAGNASIARHLDGTAIDAGGLLPDVVESNTWVQTIDQISPVELLETQLCNYTSPFILISALRPAMAEAARRATSGRAHIVNVSAMEGVFSRGYKGAGHPNTNAAKAAMNMVTRTSGQEMFQSDRILMTSVDTGWITDERPHFDKLRLAEEGFHAPLDLVDGAARVYDPIVRGESGEDLYGVFLKDYAPANW, from the coding sequence ATGACGGTGACCGAAGACAACCACCTGAGCGGGGACGACCACGCCTACGGGCCGGGCATCGACCCCGAGCGGCTGGCGCTCTGCCTCAGCGTGCTCGACGAGCTGGACAAGATCGACGTCGACCACCCCGACGCCATCACCGTACGCCGCGCCACCGCGGGCCTCTACCGCACGGTCAAGCAGCGCCGCCGCCAGGAGCGCCGCGCCGCCAAGACCGCCAACGACAAGGCCGTCACCGAGGCGACCGCGACCGGCTCCGCCGAGCGCATCGACGACGAGACCGAGGGCATCCTGCCCTCCTCGGTCACGGAGGCCGGCCGGATCGCCGGGATACTCCAGCGCCCGCGCTCCTGCTACGTCTGCAAGGCGCGGTACGTCGAGGTCGACTACTTCTACCACCAGCTCTGCCCGGACTGCGCCGTCGAGAACCGCGCCAGGCGCGAGGCCCGCGCCGACCTCTCCGGCAAGCGCGCGCTCCTCACCGGCGGCCGGGCCAAGATCGGCATGTACATCGCGCTGCGGCTGCTGCGCGACGGCGCCCACACCACGATCACCACCCGCTTCCCCAAGGATGCCATCCGCCGCTTCAAGGCGATGGAGGACTCGGCGGACTGGATGCACCGCCTGGAGGTCGTCGGCATCGACCTGCGCGACCCGGCCCAGTCCGTGGCGCTCGCCGACCAGGTCGCCGCGGCCGGTCCGCTGGACATCCTGATCAACAACGCGACGCAGACCGTGCGCCGCCTGCCCTCGGCCTACGCGGCGCTGGTCGAGGGGGAGAGCGCCCCGCTCCCCGCCGGCGAGCTCCCCGCCCACCACGTCATCGGCGCCTTCAACTCCGGAGCGGTCGACGGCCTGGCGGCCCTGCCCGTCGGCGTGAGCGGCCTCGAAGCGCAGAAGGTCGCCGACCTCGCCCTGGTCGCGGGCAACGCCAGCATCGCCCGGCACCTCGACGGCACCGCCATCGACGCCGGCGGCCTGCTGCCCGACGTCGTCGAGAGCAACACCTGGGTGCAGACCATCGACCAGATCTCCCCGGTGGAGCTGCTCGAAACCCAGCTGTGCAACTACACGTCGCCGTTCATCCTGATCAGCGCGCTGCGGCCGGCCATGGCCGAGGCCGCGCGGAGGGCGACCAGCGGGCGCGCGCACATCGTCAACGTCTCTGCGATGGAAGGCGTTTTCAGCCGCGGCTACAAGGGCGCGGGGCACCCGAACACCAATGCCGCCAAGGCCGCGATGAACATGGTCACGCGGACGAGCGGCCAGGAGATGTTCCAGAGCGACCGGATCCTCATGACCTCGGTCGACACCGGCTGGATCACCGACGAGCGCCCCCACTTCGACAAGCTGCGCCTGGCCGAGGAGGGCTTCCACGCCCCGCTCGACCTGGTCGACGGCGCGGCCCGGGTCTACGACCCGATCGTGCGCGGCGAGTCCGGCGAGGACCTCTACGGCGTCTTCCTCAAGGACTACGCGCCCGCCAACTGGTAG
- a CDS encoding HD domain-containing protein produces the protein MELLLACRGAWDTPDHSGDPVDLHDHGLQTAALLRRSHPFDKELQVAGLVHDLGHLLFPGDDAGHADHAARAVRPLLGERVARLVRLHVPAKRYLAAVEPGRALSPQSALTLRAQGGLMDGAEIRAFAADPDAEAAVTLRQADDAGKVVGLDAGVMEDWRPVLELVAAGAYERTP, from the coding sequence ATGGAGCTGCTGCTCGCGTGCCGCGGGGCGTGGGACACGCCCGACCACAGCGGGGACCCGGTCGATCTGCACGATCATGGGCTCCAGACTGCTGCACTCCTGCGCCGCTCGCATCCGTTCGACAAGGAGCTGCAAGTCGCCGGACTCGTGCACGACCTGGGCCACCTGCTGTTCCCCGGCGACGACGCCGGCCACGCCGACCACGCCGCACGGGCGGTCCGTCCGCTGCTCGGGGAGCGGGTGGCCCGGCTGGTGCGGCTGCACGTGCCGGCCAAGCGCTACCTGGCGGCCGTGGAGCCGGGACGGGCGCTGTCCCCGCAGAGCGCGCTGACCCTGCGCGCGCAGGGCGGGCTGATGGACGGGGCGGAGATCCGGGCGTTCGCGGCCGACCCCGACGCGGAAGCGGCCGTGACGTTGCGCCAAGCGGATGACGCGGGCAAGGTCGTCGGGCTCGACGCGGGGGTGATGGAGGACTGGCGTCCGGTCCTGGAGCTGGTGGCGGCGGGGGCGTACGAGCGCACGCCGTGA
- a CDS encoding NAD-dependent epimerase/dehydratase family protein, with translation MKLLMLGGTEFVGRAITEDALSRGWDVTVFHRGHHAPPPGTSAVHGDRTAPGGLDALAAGEWDLVVDTWGGAPTAVRDSARLLAGRAGHYAYISSRSVYKYPAPAGIDEDGPLVDGSADADATAYAEDKRGGEIAVVDAFGDRALLVRAGLIIGPYENVGRLPWWLNRTARGGPTLAPGRPELPLQYIDVRDLAAWTLDAAGAGLGGPYNVVSPVGHATMGALLEACAAVTGGGGELRWTDPARIEEAGVQPWTELPIWLPEGELHDYMFGGDVTRARAAGLACRPVEETVADTWAWLRSLGSVAPQRSDRPAPGVSAEREAALLGL, from the coding sequence ATGAAGCTACTGATGCTGGGCGGTACCGAGTTCGTCGGACGCGCGATCACCGAGGACGCGCTGTCCCGGGGCTGGGACGTCACCGTCTTCCACCGGGGGCACCACGCCCCGCCGCCGGGCACCTCCGCCGTGCACGGCGACCGCACCGCTCCCGGCGGCCTGGACGCCCTCGCTGCGGGGGAGTGGGACCTGGTCGTCGACACCTGGGGCGGCGCCCCGACCGCGGTGCGCGACAGCGCCCGACTGCTGGCCGGCCGCGCTGGGCACTACGCGTACATCTCCAGCCGCTCGGTCTACAAGTACCCCGCCCCGGCCGGCATCGACGAGGACGGCCCGCTGGTCGACGGCTCGGCCGACGCCGACGCCACGGCCTACGCCGAGGACAAGCGGGGCGGTGAGATCGCCGTCGTCGACGCCTTCGGCGACCGGGCCCTGCTGGTGCGCGCCGGCCTGATCATCGGCCCGTACGAGAACGTCGGCCGGCTGCCCTGGTGGTTGAACCGGACCGCCCGCGGCGGCCCCACCCTGGCCCCCGGCCGGCCGGAACTCCCGCTCCAGTACATCGACGTACGCGATCTCGCCGCCTGGACCCTCGACGCGGCCGGGGCCGGGCTCGGCGGCCCGTACAACGTGGTCTCCCCGGTCGGGCACGCCACGATGGGCGCCCTCCTCGAAGCCTGCGCGGCCGTCACCGGCGGCGGCGGCGAGCTCCGCTGGACCGACCCGGCCCGCATCGAGGAGGCCGGCGTCCAGCCCTGGACCGAGCTGCCGATCTGGCTCCCCGAAGGGGAGCTGCACGACTACATGTTCGGCGGCGACGTCACCCGGGCCCGGGCGGCGGGCCTCGCGTGCCGCCCCGTCGAGGAGACCGTGGCCGACACCTGGGCCTGGCTCCGTTCCCTCGGCTCCGTCGCCCCGCAGCGCTCCGACCGGCCGGCCCCCGGCGTCTCCGCGGAGCGCGAGGCGGCGCTACTCGGGCTCTGA
- a CDS encoding lipase maturation factor family protein — protein sequence MDWFTAPGYWLGRLVFQRALAGVYLFAFVAAALQFRALIGAHGMLPVPRYVRYVPFKGAPSLFQLHYSDRLFACCAWAGAAVSAALAAGAGDLVPLGAAMGMWALLWLLYLSIVNVGQTWYSFGWESLLLEVGFLAVFLGNARVGPPVLVLWLLRWVVFRVEFGAGLIKMRGDSCWRKLTCLYYHHETQPMPGPLSWFFHHLPKPLHRVECAANHVTQLVVPVLLFTPQPVASYAAGIIVATQLWLVLSGNFAWLNWLTITPALSAVDFTGLAGPPPAAASAPAPVWFAVLVCAVTVLVLVLSRHPVRNMVSRRQVMNRSFDPLHLVNTYGAFGSVGRIRDEVVVEGTADRVPREDGAWQEYGFKGKPGDPRKIPRQFAPYHLRLDWLMWFAALSPGYAREWFGPFVERLLAGDRDTLRLIRHNPFPDAPPTYVRARLYRYRFTTWRELRETGAWWHRTLLREYLPPTRLAEAAWSEPE from the coding sequence ATGGACTGGTTCACGGCGCCCGGTTACTGGCTGGGCCGGCTGGTCTTCCAGCGGGCCCTCGCCGGCGTCTACCTCTTCGCCTTCGTCGCGGCCGCCCTTCAGTTCCGGGCCCTGATCGGGGCGCACGGCATGCTGCCCGTGCCGCGCTACGTGCGGTACGTGCCGTTCAAAGGCGCCCCGAGCCTGTTCCAACTGCACTACTCGGACCGACTCTTCGCCTGCTGCGCCTGGGCCGGGGCGGCGGTCTCCGCAGCCCTGGCGGCCGGGGCGGGAGACCTCGTTCCGCTGGGCGCGGCCATGGGGATGTGGGCACTGCTGTGGCTGCTGTACCTGTCCATCGTGAACGTGGGGCAGACCTGGTACTCCTTCGGCTGGGAGTCGCTGCTGCTGGAGGTGGGCTTCCTCGCGGTCTTCCTCGGCAACGCGCGGGTCGGGCCGCCGGTGCTGGTGCTGTGGCTGCTGCGCTGGGTGGTCTTCCGGGTGGAGTTCGGCGCGGGGTTGATCAAGATGCGCGGGGACTCCTGCTGGCGCAAGCTGACCTGCCTCTACTACCACCACGAGACGCAGCCGATGCCGGGGCCGCTGAGCTGGTTCTTCCACCACCTGCCGAAGCCCCTGCACCGGGTGGAGTGCGCGGCCAACCACGTGACCCAACTGGTGGTCCCGGTGCTGCTGTTCACGCCGCAGCCGGTGGCCTCGTACGCGGCCGGGATCATCGTGGCGACACAGCTGTGGCTGGTGCTGTCGGGCAACTTCGCCTGGCTGAACTGGCTGACGATCACACCGGCCCTCTCGGCGGTCGACTTCACCGGGTTGGCGGGGCCGCCGCCGGCCGCCGCGTCGGCCCCGGCGCCCGTCTGGTTCGCCGTCCTCGTGTGCGCGGTGACCGTGCTGGTGCTGGTGCTGAGCCGGCATCCGGTGCGCAACATGGTCTCGCGGCGCCAGGTGATGAACCGGTCCTTCGACCCCCTCCACCTGGTCAACACGTACGGGGCCTTCGGCAGCGTGGGCCGGATCCGCGACGAGGTGGTGGTCGAGGGGACCGCGGACCGGGTGCCGAGGGAGGACGGGGCTTGGCAGGAGTACGGGTTCAAGGGCAAACCGGGTGATCCGCGCAAGATCCCGCGCCAGTTCGCCCCGTATCATCTGCGCCTCGACTGGCTGATGTGGTTCGCGGCGCTCTCCCCCGGCTATGCGCGGGAGTGGTTCGGGCCGTTCGTGGAGCGACTGCTGGCGGGCGACCGGGACACGCTGCGGCTGATCCGCCACAACCCCTTCCCGGACGCCCCGCCGACGTACGTGCGCGCCAGGCTGTACCGCTACCGGTTCACCACCTGGCGGGAGCTGCGCGAGACGGGCGCGTGGTGGCACCGCACGCTGCTGCGCGAGTACCTGCCGCCGACCCGGCTCGCCGAGGCCGCCTGGTCAGAGCCCGAGTAG